One Salmo salar chromosome ssa01, Ssal_v3.1, whole genome shotgun sequence DNA window includes the following coding sequences:
- the LOC106563975 gene encoding bone morphogenetic protein 10-like: MVAPVFSILGYIYSLSLLPLLLPGWSQGSPIMSPEEPRRGPGARGLVHTSMLEQDQDVELDMQDTLGQFLSTLNLTELEARARPRATRKEPPEYMLELYNRFANDHTAVPSANIVRSFKNEDSSPYSVTVRGMRRHPLLFNISIPHHEHIFTAELRLYTLVQKDRRHYAGLDRKVTVYKIHEGGHWRKEEGRDRRRNEQETDEIEEMEELATRHVYGKDDVWVTFDLTNQVNLWRKAESSTHRLEVHIASLRCKGGKTRQEVRKEDGKKELVDVDVDMGSDEKHKPVVIVFSDNQSRDHREEDKGELNRMMEHENDVPANLELSPNGNRGDQAGSDARNTDGVELDEEYLMQLHSNLYHDTPPRIRRNVKGDPCKKIPLYVEFKDIGWDTWVIQPMGYEAYECNGVCSYPMTSEVSPTKHAIVQTRLSSKIPQKVSPACCVPTKLEPISLLYEDGGVVTYMHKYEGMVVAECGCR; this comes from the exons atggtCGCTCCAGTGTTCTCCATACTGGGATACATCTACTCTCTTAGCCTCCTGCCCCTGCTACTGCCTGGTTGGAGCCAGGGCAGTCCCATCATGTCCCCTGAGGAGCCTCGACGGGGCCCTGGGGCCAGGGGTCTGGTGCATACCTCCATGTTGGAGCAGGATCAGGATGTAGAGCTGGACATGCAGGACACTCTTGGTCAGTTTCTGTCTACGTTGAACCTCACAGAGCTGGAGGCCCGGGCAAGGCCCCGTGCCACCCGTAAAGAGCCACCAGAATACATGCTGGAACTGTACAACCGCTTTGCCAACGATCACACAGCGGTGCCCTCTGCCAACATAGTGCGTAGTTTCAAGAATGAAG ATTCCTCCCCCTACAGTGTGACAGTCAGGGGCATGAGGAGACACCCCCTGCTGTTCAACATCTCCATCCCCCACCACGAGCACATCTTCACCGCCGAGCTCCGCCTTTACACCCTGGTCCAGAAGGACCGCAGACACTACGCCGGCCTTGACCGCAAGGTGACCGTCTACAAGATACACGAGGGGGGGCACTGGAGGAAAGAAGAGGGGAGGGACAGAAGAAGGAATGAGCAGGAGACAGACGAAATTGAGGAAATGGAGGAGCTGGCAACCCGGCACGTCTATGGTAAAGATGATGTCTGGGTTACCTTCGACCTGACCAATCAGGTCAACCTTTGGCGGAAGGCAGAGAGCTCCACCCACCGACTGGAGGTCCACATTGCAAGTCTGAGGTGCAAAGGTGGGAAGACCCGCCAGGAAGTCAGAAAAGAGGATGGAAAGAAAGAGTTGGTTGATGTGGATGTTGACATGGGCTCGGATGAGAAACACAAGCCAGTGGTGATTGTGTTCTCAGATAATCAAAGCAGAGACCATCGTGAGGAGGACAAGGGGGAGCTCAACCGGATGATGGAACACGAGAACGACGTGCCGGCTAACCTGGAGCTGAGTCCAAACGGGAACCGGGGGGACCAGGCTGGGAGCGATGCTAGAAACACTGATGGAGTGGAGCTGGATGAGGAGTATCTCATGCAACTGCACTCCAACCTCTATCACGACACTCCTCCCCGAATCCGCCGCAACGTCAAGGGTGACCCCTGTAAGAAGATCCCTCTCTATGTGGAGTTTAAGGACATTGGCTGGGATACCTGGGTCATACAACCCATGGGCTATGAAGCCTACGAGTGCAATGGTGTATGCAGCTACCCTATGACCTCTGAGGTCTCGCCTACCAAGCATGCCATTGTCCAGACTCGGCTGAGCAGTAAGATTCCACAGAAGGTGTCACCAGCCTGCTGTGTTCCCACCAAGCTAGAGCCCATCTCACTCCTTTACGAGGATGGAGGAGTGGTCACCTACATGCACAAGTATGagggcatggtggtggcagagtgCGGCTGTAGATAG
- the smad4a gene encoding mothers against decapentaplegic homolog 4 isoform X1 → MSITNTPTSNDACLSIVHSLMCHRQGGESETFAKRAIESLVKKLKEKKDELDSLITAITTNGAHPSKCVTIQRTLDGRLQVAGRKGFPHVIYARLWRWPDLHKNELKHVKYCQFAFDLKADNVCVNPYHYERVVSPGIDLSGLTLSSSGTLMVKDEYEFENQPSHSGADGHHQTIQHQPSRPGGPQESFSSPALLPPPEGSSSASTSAFSSLAAGASTQSSSLLSGSHSSEGLRKLSSGPGPAQGQSSQQNGYPLAQSATYHHSATSGWLRNGNFSPPVPHHQNGHLQHHQPMPNTPHYWLSHNEIAFQPTISNHPAPDYWCSIAYFEMDVQVGETFKVPASCPTVTVDGYVDPSGGDRFCLGQLSNVHRTEAIERARLHIGKGVQLECKGEGDVWVRCLSDHAVFVQSYYLDREAGRAPGDAVHKIYPSAYIKVFDLRQCHRQMQQQAATAQAAAAAQAAAVAGNIPGPGSVGGIAPAISLSAAAGIGVDDLRRLCILRMSFVKGWGPDYPRQSIKETPCWIEIHLHRALQLLDEVLHTMPIADPQPLD, encoded by the exons ATGTCGATCACAAACACCCCCACAAGCAATGACGCTTGTCTGAGCATCGTGCACAGCCTGATGTGCCacagacagggtggagagagCGAGACCTTCGCCAAGCGAGCCATTGAGAGCCTTGTTAAGAAACTGAAGGAGAAGAAAGATGAGCTAGATTCTTTAATCACAGCCATCACCACCAACGGAGCTCACCCCAGCAAGTGTGTCACCATACAGCGCACCCTGGATGGACGCCTGCAG GTTGCGGGGCGTAAAGGCTTCCCCCATGTGATCTATGCAAGACTGTGGCGGTGGCCTGACCTGCACAAAAATGAACTGAAGCATGTGAAATACTGCCAGTTTGCTTTTGACCTCAAAGCTGACAACGTGTGTGTTAACCCGTACCACTACGAGAGGGTGGTATCACCAGGGATTG ACCTTTCAGGACTGACTCTTTCAAGCTCAG GCACACTCATGGTCAAAGATGAGTATGAATTTGAGAACCAGCCATCTCACTCCGGTGCGGACGGCCACCATCAGACCATCCAGCACCAACCCTCCAGACCAGGGGGTCCCCAGGAGTCGTTCAGCAGCCCGGCCCTGCTCCCTCCCCCTGAGGGCAGCAGCTCAGCCTCCACCTCTGCCTTCTCCAGCCTCGCTGCTGGAGCTTCAA CCCAGTCCAGTAGCCTTCTGTCAGGGAGCCATAGCAGTGAAGGTCTGCGGAAGCTATCCTCAGGGCCAGGCCCAGCACAGGGACAGAGCTCACAGCAGAATGGCTATCCCCTGGCACAGAGCGCCACATACCATCACA GTGCCACCTCAGGCTGGCTGAGAAACGGGAACTTCTCCCCCCCAGTGCCTCACCACCAGAATGGGCACCTGCAGCACCACCAACCCATGCCCAACACCCCACACTACT GGCTCTCGCACAATGAGATTGCATTCCAGCCCACCATCTCCAATCACCCTG CCCCTGACTACTGGTGTTCCATTGCCTACTTTGAAATGGATGTTCAGGTTGGGGAGACGTTCAAGGTTCCAGCCAGCTGCCCCACGGTGACTGTGGATGGGTACGTGGATCCCTCAGGAGGGGACCGCTTCTGCCTGGGTCAGCTCAGCAACGTCCACAGGACAGAGGCAATCGAGAGAGCCag ACTTCACATTGGTAAAGGGGTGCAGCTGGAGTGTAAAGGGGAAGGGGACGTGTGGGTGCGTTGCCTTAGCGATCATGCAGTGTTTGTGCAGAGTTATTACTTGGACAGGGAGGCAGGACGTGCCCCAGGAGATGCAGTGCACAAGATCTACCCCAGCGCCTACATCAAG GTGTTTGACCTGCGCCAGTGCCACAGGCAGATGCAGCAGCAGGCAGCCACAGCACAGGCGGCAGCCGCAGCACAGGCAGCAGCAGTGGCTGGAAACATCCCCGGGCCTGGCTCTGTAGGAGGCATCGCCCCCGCCATCA GTTTGTCTGCGGCGGCAGGTATAGGAGTGGACGACCTGCGCAGGCTGTGTATCCTGAGGATGAGCTTTGTGAAGGGCTGGGGGCCTGACTACCCCCGGCAGAGCATCAAGGAGACTCCGTGCTGGATTGAGATCCATCTCCACCGGGCCCTGCAGCTACTGGATGAGGTGCTGCATACCATGCCCATCGCTGACCCCCAGCCCCTGGACTGA
- the smad4a gene encoding mothers against decapentaplegic homolog 4 isoform X2, with protein sequence MSITNTPTSNDACLSIVHSLMCHRQGGESETFAKRAIESLVKKLKEKKDELDSLITAITTNGAHPSKCVTIQRTLDGRLQVAGRKGFPHVIYARLWRWPDLHKNELKHVKYCQFAFDLKADNVCVNPYHYERVVSPGIDLSGLTLSSSGTLMVKDEYEFENQPSHSGADGHHQTIQHQPSRPGGPQESFSSPALLPPPEGSSSASTSAFSSLAAGASSATSGWLRNGNFSPPVPHHQNGHLQHHQPMPNTPHYWLSHNEIAFQPTISNHPAPDYWCSIAYFEMDVQVGETFKVPASCPTVTVDGYVDPSGGDRFCLGQLSNVHRTEAIERARLHIGKGVQLECKGEGDVWVRCLSDHAVFVQSYYLDREAGRAPGDAVHKIYPSAYIKVFDLRQCHRQMQQQAATAQAAAAAQAAAVAGNIPGPGSVGGIAPAISLSAAAGIGVDDLRRLCILRMSFVKGWGPDYPRQSIKETPCWIEIHLHRALQLLDEVLHTMPIADPQPLD encoded by the exons ATGTCGATCACAAACACCCCCACAAGCAATGACGCTTGTCTGAGCATCGTGCACAGCCTGATGTGCCacagacagggtggagagagCGAGACCTTCGCCAAGCGAGCCATTGAGAGCCTTGTTAAGAAACTGAAGGAGAAGAAAGATGAGCTAGATTCTTTAATCACAGCCATCACCACCAACGGAGCTCACCCCAGCAAGTGTGTCACCATACAGCGCACCCTGGATGGACGCCTGCAG GTTGCGGGGCGTAAAGGCTTCCCCCATGTGATCTATGCAAGACTGTGGCGGTGGCCTGACCTGCACAAAAATGAACTGAAGCATGTGAAATACTGCCAGTTTGCTTTTGACCTCAAAGCTGACAACGTGTGTGTTAACCCGTACCACTACGAGAGGGTGGTATCACCAGGGATTG ACCTTTCAGGACTGACTCTTTCAAGCTCAG GCACACTCATGGTCAAAGATGAGTATGAATTTGAGAACCAGCCATCTCACTCCGGTGCGGACGGCCACCATCAGACCATCCAGCACCAACCCTCCAGACCAGGGGGTCCCCAGGAGTCGTTCAGCAGCCCGGCCCTGCTCCCTCCCCCTGAGGGCAGCAGCTCAGCCTCCACCTCTGCCTTCTCCAGCCTCGCTGCTGGAGCTTCAA GTGCCACCTCAGGCTGGCTGAGAAACGGGAACTTCTCCCCCCCAGTGCCTCACCACCAGAATGGGCACCTGCAGCACCACCAACCCATGCCCAACACCCCACACTACT GGCTCTCGCACAATGAGATTGCATTCCAGCCCACCATCTCCAATCACCCTG CCCCTGACTACTGGTGTTCCATTGCCTACTTTGAAATGGATGTTCAGGTTGGGGAGACGTTCAAGGTTCCAGCCAGCTGCCCCACGGTGACTGTGGATGGGTACGTGGATCCCTCAGGAGGGGACCGCTTCTGCCTGGGTCAGCTCAGCAACGTCCACAGGACAGAGGCAATCGAGAGAGCCag ACTTCACATTGGTAAAGGGGTGCAGCTGGAGTGTAAAGGGGAAGGGGACGTGTGGGTGCGTTGCCTTAGCGATCATGCAGTGTTTGTGCAGAGTTATTACTTGGACAGGGAGGCAGGACGTGCCCCAGGAGATGCAGTGCACAAGATCTACCCCAGCGCCTACATCAAG GTGTTTGACCTGCGCCAGTGCCACAGGCAGATGCAGCAGCAGGCAGCCACAGCACAGGCGGCAGCCGCAGCACAGGCAGCAGCAGTGGCTGGAAACATCCCCGGGCCTGGCTCTGTAGGAGGCATCGCCCCCGCCATCA GTTTGTCTGCGGCGGCAGGTATAGGAGTGGACGACCTGCGCAGGCTGTGTATCCTGAGGATGAGCTTTGTGAAGGGCTGGGGGCCTGACTACCCCCGGCAGAGCATCAAGGAGACTCCGTGCTGGATTGAGATCCATCTCCACCGGGCCCTGCAGCTACTGGATGAGGTGCTGCATACCATGCCCATCGCTGACCCCCAGCCCCTGGACTGA